In a genomic window of Methylobacter sp. YRD-M1:
- a CDS encoding helix-turn-helix transcriptional regulator has product MTSKSDPPADPVNKNNSSHIERRRQFRRASDYQAEHFQHIFSSFETFGRHVLLLDSQSRVLYRSKKVDALLESDAIPLRLEPKFTLLDSYNAKQFKTFINGLAQSVPRTVDSAPSALNSRRARSCILLLERANSSPLLLGCFPMRRQSPGDEGGLKIMAILCDPGCYSEEQWRAFQDLFSLTAAELRLCLALADGLSLAEYGQKYDITDNTARSQLKKVFEKTNTRRQGDLMRLIFLLTRL; this is encoded by the coding sequence ATGACCAGCAAATCCGACCCGCCAGCAGATCCGGTAAACAAAAATAACTCTTCACACATCGAGCGCCGCAGGCAGTTCCGGCGCGCCTCCGATTATCAGGCCGAGCATTTTCAACACATTTTCTCCTCATTCGAGACTTTCGGCAGACATGTTTTGCTGTTAGACAGTCAGTCGCGTGTGCTGTATCGATCTAAAAAGGTCGATGCCCTTCTGGAGAGCGACGCGATACCTTTGCGGTTGGAACCGAAATTCACTCTGCTCGATTCGTACAATGCAAAACAGTTCAAGACATTTATCAATGGATTGGCGCAATCAGTTCCTCGTACTGTCGATTCAGCACCTTCGGCGCTTAATTCTCGACGGGCTAGAAGCTGTATTCTGCTGTTAGAACGTGCTAATAGTTCTCCGCTGTTATTGGGCTGTTTTCCAATGCGGCGGCAATCGCCGGGCGACGAGGGCGGATTAAAAATCATGGCGATATTGTGCGATCCCGGCTGCTATTCCGAAGAGCAATGGCGGGCATTTCAGGATTTATTCAGCCTGACTGCCGCCGAGCTAAGGCTGTGCCTGGCCTTGGCGGACGGTTTGTCATTGGCCGAATATGGTCAAAAATACGATATCACCGACAATACCGCTCGCAGTCAGTTGAAAAAGGTATTCGAGAAAACCAATACCCGGCGTCAGGGCGACTTAATGCGCTTGATATTTTTACTGACACGGCTATAA